The genomic region CCCGATGCCAGCTGCGCCAGCACGGCGGCCTGTGAGGTCCCGTAATAGTTGTCGAAGACCTTCGCGTGCTCCAGAAAGGCCCCGTCCCCGACCATTTTGGTGAAAGTCGGCTCATCCACATAATGGTAATGGACGCCGTCCTCCTCGCCGGGCCGCCGGGCCCTGGTGGTGTGGGAGATGGACAGGCCGATGCCCTGCGCATTCTCCAGCAGGACCCTTAACAGGCTGGTTTTCCCGGCCCCGGAGGGGGCGGAAACGATGTACAGCGTGCCCTCGGCCTTATCGCCCTGACTCATCAACCGACCCTCCGCCGTTCCGCTCATGATCAATATTGCCGTTAAAAGACATTATTGCACTCCTAAATACCGTTAAATGTCGTTAAGTGTGCCGAACCAGCCCAGGCTGCGCTCACTCAATATTCTGGATCTGTTCGCGCATCTGCTCAATCAGTACCTTTAGCTCCACCGACACCCGGGTGGTATCGGTGTGTACCGATTTCGAACCCAGGGTATTGGCCTCACGATTGAGCTCCTGCATCAGAAAATCCAGCCGTCGACCCACGGGCTCGTCCTGCGTCATTACCCGCCGGACCTCCTCCACATGGGCCTTGAGGCGCTCAATCTCCTCGTCCACATCCGATTTGTTGGCCAGCAGGACGATCTCCTGCTCTAGCCGCGCCGGGTCCAGCTCGCCGGCGATCTCCGCCAGCCGCCGTTCCAACCGGGCGCGCGCGGCCTGCTGGATCTCCGGCAGGCGCGATTCGACCACTTTTACCTGCTCGTCGATGGCGTCACAGCGCGCCGCGATCACCGCCTGGAGCTTTTCCCCCTCCCGCGCCCGGGTGTCGAGCAGCTCGGTCAACGCCAGATCCAGCAGGGCCAGGGCATCCGCCGCCAGCCGCTCGGGGCCCTTTTCCGGGGCCTTGAGCACGCCCGGCCAGCGCAGGACTTCCAGGGCGCTGATCGGGGCCGCATTGTATAAAATTTGATCAATTTCACGGGTGGCGTGGGCGACCCGTTCCACCAGCGCCCGATCCAGCTCCAGCGGCTGCTGATCCGCCACCGCCGTCTGATAGCGTAGGGTCGCATCGATCTTGCCGCGGTTTATCCGTTTGGCGATCTGCTCGCGAATCGTCGGCTCCAGAAACCGGCACTCCTCCGGTAACCGCAGGCTGACTTCAGAAAATCGGTGATTGACCGATCTTAATTCCCATGCAAGTTGCCCATTTTCGGTGTCACCCTCCTGGCGGGAAAAGGCTGTCATGCTGCGTATCATCGTTAGTGCTCCAAAAAAGTGCTCCAAAAATTACACCAACCCGTCAAAGGATGGTGCAGTTTAACCGCAACTAAATGTAGGTTCCATTTACAAAAGCCCGGCTCTCCTATTTATGACTCAATCCGACATTGTCCTCCCCGCCGGCACTGAACTGGAACACTACCGGATCGACCAGACCCTGAATGCGGGCGGGTTTGGCATTGTCTACCTCGCCACCGATCTGCACGCCGAGCTGCGGGTGGTGATCAAGGAATACATGCCCAACAAGCTGGCCCAGCGACTGCCCGATGGTTTCGTCATGCCGCAGGGCGGTCAGCAGCAGGAACACCACAATGAGGGCATGCGCCTGTTTCTGCAAGAAGCCGCGGCGCTGATCAAGCTCAAACATCCCAATATTGTGCGGGTGCTGAATTTCTTCCGCGCCAATGGCACCGTTTATATGGTGATGGAATATCGCCCAGGCAAGAACCTGCAGGGTTACATCAAGAGCCGCGACGGTAATCTCAGCGAGACCTTTTTAAAAACGATCTTTCCGCCCCTGCTTGACGGTCTGCGGCTGGTGCATGAGACGGGTTTTCTGCATCTGGACATCAAACCCGGCAATATCCATCTCTGTCCCGGCGGCATTCCGCTGCTGCTCGATTTTGGCGCGGTGCATCCGCGCAACACCAGCCGTAAATTACAAGTCAGCCAGGTGGTCACCGCCGGATTTTCGCCGATGGAGCAATACAATCTTGGCGGCTACATCGGCCCCTGGACCGACATCTACGCGATTGGCGCCACCATGCGGGCCTGCATCGAGGGCTGCGCACCCCCGTCCGCCAAGACCCGCAATGAAAAGGACAAATTACGCTCCGCCAAGTCCGCCTTTAAACGGCGCTATTCGGCCTCCTTGCTGGAGGCGCTGGATTGGGCGATGGAGATGGATCCCCTGTTGCGGCCACAAACGGTCGATGAATTTCTGGCCGTCCTGCAGCGGGAAGATGCCGCCGAAGACAACCTGCTGGACAAGATCGTGCATACCCTGACCCGGCCCCTATAACATGAAGTATCAACTCAGCAAGACCACTCGCCTCGGTAATCGTGTTGTCAACGAAGACCGTATCGGTGTTGTCGAACACGACAATGCCGTGTTGCTGGTGCTTGCGGATGGCATGGGCGGCTATCGCGGCGGCCAGATTGCCTCCAGGTCGCTGGTCAATCGTATGTTGCGCCAATTTCAGCGTTCTACCTTACCGGTGGATGATCCTGGCGCCTATCTCAAGGAACTTATCGCGGATGCTCACCTCGCTGTGCTGCGTGCAGGCAATGAGCAGTACCCGCCCATCGAACCTCGTACTACCTGTGTTGTGTGTCTCATCCAGAATGGCTGCGCCTGGTGGGCGCATGTCGGCGACAGTCGCCTGTATCTGTTTCGCGGCGGCAAACCGTGCATGCGCACCACCGATCATTCCCGGATCGAGGAGATGCGTCGCAAGGGTAAACTCAGCGTCGAGGAACTGGACAATCATCCCCAGCGCCATCTGGTCACTCGCTGTGTGGGCTATCAGAAACACCCCCCGATTCCCACCGTCAGCGAAAAGATTCCGCTGGAAAAATACGACATGATCCTGTTGTGCAGTGATGGTCTGTGGGGGCCATTAACCGAGGACAGTCTCGCCGATACCCTGAGCCAGAACACCCTGGATCAGGCAGTAGAGCGCATTGCCTACCAGGCCGAATTTCGCAGCTACCCGGCGGCTGACAACATCAGCCTCATCACCTTCCGCTGGATTTCCGATGAGATTACGCCGCCGCAAAAACCAGAAAAGGTCGACACTGAACCCGATGAATTAATGCAGACGCTGGATGCGCTGGATCACGCCCTGGGCAAACAAGATTCCTGAACCCGTTGCGTCCCGCATCAGATCAGACCCCGCTCGGCAAACGACACCGTCGCCCCATCCCCCACCACTACATGATCCAGCACCCGCACATCCACCAGTGCCAGGGCGGCGGTTAGCTGCCGGGTAATCTCCCGGTCGGCGGCGCTGGGCTCCGCCACCCCGGAGGGATGGTTGTGGGCAAAGATCACCGCCGCGGCATTGTGCCCCAGGGCCTTTTTCACCACCTCCCGTGGATGCACACTGGCGCCATTGATGGTGCCCCGAAACAGCTCTTCAAACTGGATCACCCGATGCCGGTTGTCGAGATACAGACAGGAAAACACCTCAAAGGAATAGTCCCGCAGGCGCGCCATCAGATAGTCCCGGGTCTGTGCCGGATTTTCCAGGGCGCTGCCCCGCTGCAGGATTTCTGAAAAGTGCCGGCGCGCCATTTCCACGGTCGCCTGTAGCTGGGCGTACTTCGCCTGGCCCAGCCCCTCACCCTCGCAAAACTGTTTCAGGTCGGCATTCAGCAGTGCCCGCAGACTGCCAAACCGGGTCAGCAGATCACGCGCCAGATCGACCGCGGTTTTTCCCGGCACCCCGGTGCGCAGGAATATCGCCAGTAACTCCGCGTCCGACAGCGACGCCGCGCCGCGCTGCAACAGCTTCTCCCGTGGACGTTCCTGCAGGGGCCAGTCGGTAATCGGCATTACACGCTCCTTGTGCTTTTATCTTTATACCTGAATCCCTGAATCCGTGGCTTAACCGCGGATTCAGATATTATCCGCCAATTCGTATAAAATAGGCCCCTCTAAAATATCAGGGTCTCCCTGCCAGTCCAGGCACTATGCACACACTCCGATGAACAGCCTCAGCAACAAGCACATCCTACTCGGCGTTAGCGGCTCCATCGCCGCCTACAAGGCCGCCGAGCTGGTGCGCCAACTCAGGGCGGCGCAGGCCGAGGTGCGCGTGGTGCTCACCGAGGGCGGCGCCGAATTCGTTACCCCGCTGACCTTTCAGGCCCTGTCGGGCAACCCGGTACACACGGCCCTGCTCGACACCGGGGCCGAGGCCGCCATGGGCCATATCGAACTGGCGCGCTGGGCCGACGCGGTGGTCATCGCCCCGGCCAGCGCCAATTTCATCGCCCGCCTGGCCCAGGGTCGCGCCGACGATCTGCTCAGCGCCCTCTGTCTGGCCACGGCGGCACCCATCGCCATCGCCCCCGCCATGAATCAGCAGATGTGGGCCAATCCCGCTACCCAGCAAAACCTGCGCCAGCTCGGCGAGCGGGGCATACACCAGTTCGGTCCCGACAGCGGCGATCAGGCCTGTGGCGAGGTCGGCCCCGGCCGCATGCTGGAGGCGGAACCCCTGGCCAACCTAACCGCGGGTTTGTTTGAGAGCGGGTCGCTTGCCGGTCGCACCGTGCTCATCACCGCCGGCCCTACCCAGGAGGCCATCGATCCTGTGCGTTATCTCAGCAATCGCAGCTCCGGCAAGATGGGCTACGCCATCGCCCAGGCCGCTGCCGAGGCCGGCGCCACGGTGACCCTGATCAGCGGACCCAGCGCGCTGGCCACACCGCCGCGGGTCAGGCGTATCGACGTGCGTAGCGCGCAGCAAATGTTTGATGCCGTCATGCAGCAAGCTAAACACAGCGACATCTTCATCAGCGCCGCCGCAGTGGCCGACTATCGACCCGTGCAGGTCGTTGGCCACAAAATCAAAAAAGACGCGGACAGTATCAACCTGCAACTGCAACGCAATCCCGACATCCTCGCCGAGGTCGCCGCACTAAAACACGGCCCCTATACCGTCGGCTTCGCTGCCGAGACAGAGAACCTCGAACAACACGCACGGGAAAAACTACAAAGAAAAAATCTCGACATGATTGCCGCCAATCTGGTGGCTGAGAATATGGGCTTTGAAAGCGACGACAACGCCCTGCTGATCATCACGGCGGATAGCCTGCAGCAGCTTGCCACGGCATCCAAGACCAGCCTGGCCCGGCAGTTGATCGACGCCATCGCCCGCAACCTAACACCCGCACCTACAGCCCATAACCTAAAATAGGCGAATGTCTGGACCGTGTCATGGTGCCCCGTTAGCCGGGGCATAGCGCTTATCCAGCGCCGCGTGATTAGCTGTGGATAACGTAGCGTGTGCTTAAGTGTGCACCACTACATCAGAACATTCAGCCAGGCCCGCTGTCAGGTTCGGATAGCGCAACTCCACTCCCAACTCAGCCAGCAACTTATGGTTATCCAGCCGGCGTGATTCCTGCAGATAGGACAACATCCCCGCACTCATCACCTTTTCCGCCTCGGCCAAACTTACCTCCGGCGGCAGCGGCAGACCATGGGCCCGGGCGATCGCCTTGAAATAGGCCGACATGGTGCCGGGTTGACCATCGGCGACGTTGTATACCTCACCCGCAGTACCGCGCTCGGCGGCCGCCACGCAGATCCGGGCCAGGTCATCCTGATGGATGCGATTGGTATAGGGAGACTCCGCCTCGTTCAGAATAGGCAGGCCCTGTCTGATACGCTCGATGGGCAGGCGGCCGGGGCCGTAGATGCCGCCGACCCGCAGGATGACCACCGGCACCCCGGTCTGTTGTGACCATTCACCCGCAAGCTGTTCCGCATCCAGCCGGCGCCGGCCCCGTGCGGTTTGCGGGTTGACCGGATGCGACTCGTTGATCCAATCACCCTGGCAGTCGCCATATACGGCGGTGGTACTGAGCAGCACCAGTTTTTCCGGCAGGGCATTCGCTGCAATACCCGCCAGAAACTGGCGCAACAGCGGATCGGTATCCCCCTCATTCGGCGGTGGGGCCAGATAAAACACCGTGGCCTCCGCCGTGGGTAACGCCGGTTGTGTAGCCAGACCGGACCGTTGGCCGAGATCGGCCTGTAGCGGTGTGATCCCCGCCTGCTGCAATCGGTGCACGCTCTCCGCGCTGCGCACCAGTCCCACCACCGATACGTTTTTCTGCCGGTATAATCCGGCGATACGCTCGCCGATATCGCCACAGCCCACAATAAGCACAGTTTTCATAGGTGGTTTACGCCCCGTGTTTCACGCATAATCGCTGACCTTTTATACAATTCCGGGATGTTCATGAGTTTTACAGTTCGAATTGAGCCCAGCGGCCACAGCTTTATCGTTGAATCCGACGAACCCATTCTAGATGCAGCACTGCGACACGGTTATGCCTTTCCCTACGGTTGTCGCGGTGGTGGCTGCGGCGCCTGTAAGGGCAGGCTGCTCAGCGGCACGGTGGATTATGGCACGAAACGCCCACCCGCCCTCAGCGACGAGGATATCAGCCGGGGCCTGGCGCTGTTTTGTCAGGCCCGCGCAATGTCGGACCTGAGCGTAGAGATCAAGGAGATCGGCGCGGCCGACAACCTGCCCGTCAAAATCCTGCCCACCAAGGTGCAGAAAAAGGAATTTCTTTCGCATGATGTGGTGCGGCTGTACCTGAAACTTCCCGACACCGAGCGACTGCAATTTCGCGCCGGGCAGTATATCGACATCCTGTTACCCGATGGCCGCCGACGCAGCTTTTCGCTCGCCAATGCCCCTCACGATGATGCGCTGTTCGAGCTGCACATTCGGCACGTGGAGGGCGGGAATTTCACCGGCTATGTGATGGATGAACTACACGAGAAGGATATCCTGCGTATTGAGGGTCCGCATGGCAGTTTCTTTCTGCGCGAAGAGGCCCAGCGTCCGCTTATCTTCATCGCCGGCGGTACCGGTTTCGCGCCGATCAAGGGCATTATCGAACACGCCCTGGCCGAGGGTCTGAACCAGCCCATGTATCTGTACTGGGGGGTGCGTGCCCACAAAGACCTCTATCTTGAGGCGCTGCCACGCAAGTGGGCCAGGCACCTGCCACAGTTTCATTTTGTGCCGGTCTTTTCCGAGCCCGAGGCCGCGTCAGCCAACGGCAGCGCCCCTGCTGAGGGAATGCGTACGGGTTATGTGCACAATGCCGTGATCGAGGATTTTCCTGCAGGGCTGGCGGGCTTTGATGTGTATGCCTGTGGTCCGCCGGTAATGGTGCATGCTGCCCTTGATGCCCTCAAACCGCATGGCCTGAGAGAGGATCGCTATTTCTCGGATGCCTTTGAGTTTCAGACACCCAAGCCTGAATAGGCCAACGTATTTCCGACATCGCCGGCGGTCTATTTTTCGTCTTTTGTAGATGCGGCCTCGGCCGTCTCAATAGCGGTTCGGCTCTCACCGGAAGTAGTGGTACGCAGACCGGCTACGGCCTTTCTCATCACCGTCTCTGATTCAGAAACGGCCTCATTCGACAGGGCAATCACCGGGTTCGCCGCCAGCTCCATACTGATCGGAGTGGACTGCTCACAGCCCGGCAGCAGACTCAGGCCGGCACGAAAACATTCCGCGGCTCCCACACTTTCGCCCATGCGCTCCAGCAGGTTGCCCAGCTCATTATAGGCCTCCGCATTCGGCTGCGCATTCACACTGGCCTCCAGATAACTGCGCGCCTTGCCCCATAATTTGTTACGCAGACTCAAACGTCCCGCCGTCAACAGGGCAACGGCATTTCGCGCATGGCTCAACAGCAGGGATTCCACCAGCGCCAATTGGCGAGCAGGCTCCGCGCCTTCTATTTTTCCGTATAGCCGCAGCAGGGGTTCACTAAACTGTCGATGCAATGCATGACGCAGCAATGGCTCGGCCAGATTACTTTCACCCATCTCCAGCAGGCGTGTTACATAGCTCGCCAGAATGGTTTCGGTTTCCCGATAGGGCTCGGGCATGCGCCTCCACACATCGGAGAGTTCGGAGAATGAATCCGCCGCCTGCAATAACATCAAATAGGCCTGTTCTGAAAGCTCGGTAACCGCGTCTGCCGACATCACTTTATGCCTGCGTAACAAGGGCGCTATTTCCAATACATGTTCCCAATCACCCAGCCGCTTATAAAGCTTCGCCAGCGCCTGCAATACCTGCGGCTGTTTCGGTGCCAGCTGCTGCAGATGTCGTAGCGTTGCCAGCGCCTGTTCCAGTTGATTCTGCTTAAGCTGCAATTCCGCCTGGGTCAGACCCACCGCAATATCCGCCGCTGGGTGATTCTCATGCGCCAGTTTCAGATAGTGGTCACGCCGCTGATCTGCGCCCTGTGCCTGGGCGGCACGCGCCGCCGCCAGATAATTGAGTAATGTCGCCTCACCTGATATAGAGTCCCTGGTGGAGCCTTTGGCCGGGTAACGGTTATCGCTCACCGACACGTATTTCAGCACCTTCTTTTCCGCGGCTGCCCAATGCCCCTCCGCGAGATCAATCAGGCCACGGGTGAGTGATTTTAACGCCTGCTGTTCGCGGCGTTGTTTTCGCCACTGCCGTACGCCCTCGGGTACTGACAATACCCGCCGGGTTGCGCGGATACTGTAATAGAGCGTGACAAATACCAGCACGATGATCACCGCACTCAATGCCACGGTGGTCTCCACCGTCCAGCCTCCAACCGCGATCAGCATGTAGCCGGGATCTTCCATGGCGATCAGGGCGACCACCACCGCTATTAATAATGTCACCAGGCTGATCAGCAGTATTTTCATTCTGTTGTGCCCTGCTTGCTATCGACCCGCGTCGCGGTTCGTTGCTGCTGCATGACTTCTCGTAGCAGACGCAGCGATGCACTCACATCCGGCATCGTCGGCCGCAGTTCACTATCGGCCAGCGTGTCCAACGTCGTCAGCGCATTGACCACCGCCGCGGATTCGGCCTCAAAATAATGCCGTATCCAGTCCTCTGCCTCCGTGAGGTATTGGTGGAATAGCGCAGTGTCACGTTGCAGCACGGCGAGGCGTGCCTGTTCGAGCTTGAGGCTGAGATTCTGATAGAGGTGTCGAGTCTGGTCTGGCGGCAGTAACGGCTCGGTTGGCTGCTGGTGACGGCGTACCTGCACCAGGCTTTTGAGATCGTTCCACACGGCCAACGCAAACTGCTGCCAGTCGGCCGGCGGTGTTTCTGCGCTAGTCTCCCGGGTTGCGGCGGCGATGCGGTTTTTATCCCGCAGGGGTAACTGTTCAACACTGTCGAGCAGGCTGCCGACGCGCAGCGCCAGTCCCGCAACATCCACTTCAGGCAGCGCGCGCAGGGCCTGTAATTCGTCCGCTATTGCCTTGCGCACCTTCAATAACGAGGTGTCACCAATCGCCCTGATGCGCTCATCGGCGGTCTCAAAAATCGCGATTGCGGTTTCACGGTCCTGTGCCAGGATCAGGCGGTGATTCGCCACCGTCAATAGATACTCGACCTCCGCCATGCGCCAGGCCACGGTGCTGCGGCCCAGGCTGGCCGACAGATCCTGCATCGCCGTGCCCAGCGTCTGCAGTTCATCCTCTACCACCTGCTGTGCACGCGTCTGCTTCGTCAATTCTGCGCGGCTGAGCTGCAAGCCCTGTTCCAGCTGGGCGACCTGTGTCTGCAAGGCAGCCTGGGTTTTCACCAGCTGCGCGCCGAGGGGCACCTGTATCTGTAACAGCCAGAGCCCATAACCGGCGGCACCCGCGGCGAGCAGGGCAATCAACATCGCCAGCAGGGATAGCGGGGAGCGATGGCTGTCTGTCCTCTTTTTCGCCGCCGGCTGGTGTTTGGCCGTCTCCGTCGGCTTTGTGGCGGCGCCAGCCGCAGGCCCAGCCTTCGCGGTCGATTCCTGGCTGATACCGGCTTTCGTGGCATCGGCATTCGCGGCCTTGGGTTTCGCGGCCTCGGGTTTTGCTGGCTCGGAATTCGCTGTTACGGGTTTATCGCTCATGTCTCTTCCACCACTTGATGGCCGACAAAAGGGCCTCATCACTTGCCGTTTTTGCCACCACGGGTTTTTGTTTAAATCCCAGCGACTCAGCCAGGTCTACTGCGCGCTGACTGACGACAATCAGCGGCGACTTCAGGAGTGATTGTAGATGAGACTCACCCACCATTGCATGCAGGTTTTCCAGGCCCTCATTACTGGTCACCACAATCGGCACTCGCACAGCCGCCTCCCATAACTGGAACAATGGGCTCATGTCTGTGGCCGGCGTTACGCGCTGATAACACTCCGCGTATTCCACCGTCGCGCCTCGCGCCTGTAATGTGTCGCCGAGCCATTCTCGCCCCCCCTTGCCACGGAAGATGATCACGCGCTGGCCCTGCAGGTTCTGCATCGGCTCCAGGCTCAGCAGGGCCTCACTATTGTAGGGTTCGGGGGAGACCAGCGATACCACCAGTCCGTGGGCGCTTCCTTGTGCGTTGATCGCCCGGGCGGTGGCCTGACCCACGGCGGCGATCGCGACCGTTGCCGGCCAGACTTGTCCGGGTGGCAGCTGTTGCAGAGTGGCGGAAACGGCGTTGGCGCTGATGAAGATGGCCAGCTGATATTCGTCGAGCCGGCGGAGCTGTTCCGCCAGCCTCTGCGCATCGGCAGCCGTACAGGGGCCGATGGCGATCACCGGCAGACGTAACGCGGTGCCGCCCAGGGCCTGGATGGAGTGACAGAGGGATTCTGCCTGGTGCGCCGGCCGGGTGACGGCGACCGTGATACCCGACAGATCCGTCTCGGGGGTCGACATTTCTTAGGAATAGACTTCCTGTAATATCTCGCGGGCGCCGCGGGACAACAGGTCATCCGCCAGGGTGGTGCCCAGAAATTCCGCCTCTTCGGCCCGCCCGGCAATCTCACCCCGTACCATCTCGGTACCATCCGGGCGACCCACCAGTCCCCGCAGCAGCAGAGTGTCGCCGTCCAGTTCGGCGAAACCGCCAATGGGTACCTGGCAGCCGCCTTCCAGGCGATGATTCATGGCCCGCTCGGCCCGCACCCGAATCGCCGTCGCCGAGTGATTGAGCGGTGCGATCAGGCCATTGATGAAAGGATCGTCAATGCGGCATTCAATACCCACCGCGCCCTGGCCGATGGCCGGCAGGCTGAAGCCCGGATCCAGGTGGGTGCGTATCCGCTCACCAAACTCCAGGCGCAGCAGACCGGCACAGGCCAGGATGATTGCATCATACTCACCGTCATCCAGCTTTCTCAGCCGGGAATTCACATTGCCGCGCAGGTCCAGAATCTCCAGGTCGGGCCGCCAGGCGCGAATCTGGCAGGTGCGGCGCAGGCTCGAGGTACCCACCCTGGCGCCCTGCGGCAGGTCCTCGATAGTGTTATAGGTATTCGAGACAAAGGCATCACGCGGGTCTTCGCGCTCACAGATCACCGCCAGGTGCAGGCCCTCGGGAAACTCCACCGGCACGTCCTTCATGGAGTGCACCGCAATATCGGCCTCACCGCGCTGCATGCCCTGCTCCAGCTCTTTGACGAACAGGCCCTTGCCCCCCACCTTTGCCAGCGGGGTATCGAGGATCTTGTCGCCCTGGGTGACCATCTTTACCAGCTCCACATTGAGACCTGGATTGGCGGCCAACAGACTGGCGCGCACAAATTCGGCCTGCCACAGGGCCAGGGGGCTTTTACGGGTGGCGATACGGACGGTTTTTGTCATCTCGGTTCTCTTCTTGATCGGTCAATGCGGGAAATCCGGCATATGCTACGGGCTGCACTGGGAGCAGGCAACTATTAAACGGGAACGGTGGCCGCTGGGTTGGCAGAATCCCCCGTATTTAAAATAAAGACGGGGGTGTGCTAGAATGGTCGGCTTTTCCGCCGCGCGTGGGCCGGCCCGGCGGGGTTTTCCACCTCTGTCAGGCTGTGACTATCCGCTCCGGCGGGCGGTATTTACCGGGCAGTGTGGTGGTGCGGTTCGCGGCCACTTTTGGGGTCTGTTGTCACAGTGTCACACGCCATCGGCAGACTTGCACAGCCGCCAAACCATGGCTGAATTATGGCAAAACCATGGCTGAACTCTGACCGGGCGATTACGAACCGAACCATTACGAATTTTGATCAAAAACTAGAACAGGAATAGACAATGCATACTGGCGAAACGATTACCCAATTTATCATCGAGGAACAGCGTAACTCTCCCTCGGCCTCCGGCGACTTTACTGCGCTGCTCAACGACGTGGTCACGGCCTGCAAGGCCATCTCCAGCTGCGTCAACCAGGGCGCCCTGGTGGGTGTACTGGGTTCCGCGGGGAGTGAAAACATCCAGGGCGAGACCCAGAAAAAACTGGATATCCTCTCCAACGACATCTTTCTCAAGGCCAACGAATGGGGCGGTCATCTGGCGGCCATGGCCTCCGAGGAAATGGACGATATCTACCCGATTCCTGCGCAATACCCTAAGGGCAAGTACCTGCTGACCTTTGACCCCCTTGATGGCTCGTCCAATATCGACGTCAACCTGTCGGTGGGCAGTATCTTTTCCATTCTGCGCTGCCCCGAGGGCGTCAAGGACGCCACC from Gammaproteobacteria bacterium harbors:
- a CDS encoding uroporphyrinogen-III C-methyltransferase, whose amino-acid sequence is MSDKPVTANSEPAKPEAAKPKAANADATKAGISQESTAKAGPAAGAATKPTETAKHQPAAKKRTDSHRSPLSLLAMLIALLAAGAAGYGLWLLQIQVPLGAQLVKTQAALQTQVAQLEQGLQLSRAELTKQTRAQQVVEDELQTLGTAMQDLSASLGRSTVAWRMAEVEYLLTVANHRLILAQDRETAIAIFETADERIRAIGDTSLLKVRKAIADELQALRALPEVDVAGLALRVGSLLDSVEQLPLRDKNRIAAATRETSAETPPADWQQFALAVWNDLKSLVQVRRHQQPTEPLLPPDQTRHLYQNLSLKLEQARLAVLQRDTALFHQYLTEAEDWIRHYFEAESAAVVNALTTLDTLADSELRPTMPDVSASLRLLREVMQQQRTATRVDSKQGTTE
- a CDS encoding uroporphyrinogen-III synthase; translated protein: MSTPETDLSGITVAVTRPAHQAESLCHSIQALGGTALRLPVIAIGPCTAADAQRLAEQLRRLDEYQLAIFISANAVSATLQQLPPGQVWPATVAIAAVGQATARAINAQGSAHGLVVSLVSPEPYNSEALLSLEPMQNLQGQRVIIFRGKGGREWLGDTLQARGATVEYAECYQRVTPATDMSPLFQLWEAAVRVPIVVTSNEGLENLHAMVGESHLQSLLKSPLIVVSQRAVDLAESLGFKQKPVVAKTASDEALLSAIKWWKRHER
- the hemC gene encoding hydroxymethylbilane synthase encodes the protein MTKTVRIATRKSPLALWQAEFVRASLLAANPGLNVELVKMVTQGDKILDTPLAKVGGKGLFVKELEQGMQRGEADIAVHSMKDVPVEFPEGLHLAVICEREDPRDAFVSNTYNTIEDLPQGARVGTSSLRRTCQIRAWRPDLEILDLRGNVNSRLRKLDDGEYDAIILACAGLLRLEFGERIRTHLDPGFSLPAIGQGAVGIECRIDDPFINGLIAPLNHSATAIRVRAERAMNHRLEGGCQVPIGGFAELDGDTLLLRGLVGRPDGTEMVRGEIAGRAEEAEFLGTTLADDLLSRGAREILQEVYS